In one window of Brassica rapa cultivar Chiifu-401-42 chromosome A07, CAAS_Brap_v3.01, whole genome shotgun sequence DNA:
- the LOC103831208 gene encoding F-box/kelch-repeat protein At1g24800 — translation MMSDHGGRKVWGKTKRNREDLEENPNIPIAARVGRMMKKVSITSEEEEAVGPQQQFLTMNGKVYSLRYQDEFVDASVKEVDLLNELEVSKLYHCDGLVLCVAKDNSELVLWNPYLCQTRWIGPRESFHLSDRHAVGYDEGRNHKILRFWDNFIRNMKRIEVVYEIYEIRSNSWRVLEEVNHEGLIDTHQRGVSVKGNTYFVANHYGLAHKVSLICFDFTKERFGPRLPLPFDSFDGFNGDLVTLSSFFRGGGDDEQLAVLFGGYESGFFEFWVTLTVHPNRASWSKFLRMEPGPFSGYGFKLYSSFSGGSFFVDEENKFAVLFELYGSRTVHAAFVFGQDGFFKSSFNLGQALILEHHHHKAARPPLVCSYRPSFVQVKENERLVSSSDQQTHVLN, via the exons ATGATGAGCGATCATGGGGGGAGGAAGGTTTGGGGGAAAACCAAACGCAATAGAGAAGATTTGGAGGAAAACCCTAATATTCCAATTGCTGCGAGAGTTGGAAGGATGATGAAGAAGGTTTCGAtaacatcagaagaagaagaggcagtAGGGCCGCAGCAACAGTTTCTGACGATGAACGGCAAGGTCTACTCTCTGAGGTACCAAGACGAGTTTGTTGATGCATCGGTAAAGGAGGTAGATTTGCTCAATGAGTTGGAGGTTTCAAAGCTATATCACTGCGATGGGTTGGTGTTATGCGTGGCTAAGGACAACTCGGAGCTTGTGTTGTGGAACCCTTACCTGTGTCAAACAAGGTGGATCGGACCGAGAGAAAGTTTCCACCTATCAGACAGGCACGCGGTCGGATACGACGAGGGGCGCAACCACAAAATCCTGAGGTTTTGGGATAATTTCATTAGAAACATGAAGAGAATCGAGGTGGTGTACGAAATCTATGAAATTAGGTCTAATTCATGGAGGGTCCTTGAGGAGGTTAATCACGAGGGGTTGATAGATACACATCAGCGTGGCGTGTCTGTCAAGGGAAACACCTACTTTGTTGCTAATCATTATGGCCTGGCTCACAAAGTTTCCTTAATCTGTTTTGATTTTACCAAAGAGAGGTTTGGACCGCGCCTGCCTCTTCCTTTTGACTCGTTCGATGGTTTCAATGGTGACCTTGTAACCCTCTCAAGCTTCTTTAGAGGTGGTGGTGATGATGAGCAGCTTGCGGTCCTGTTTGGTGGTTATGAATCTGGCTTTTTTGAGTTTTGGGTTACCCTTACTGTCCACCCCAACCGTGCCTCCTGGAGCAAATTTTTGCGAATGGAACCGGGCCCCTTCTCTGGCTACGGTTTTAAGCTCTACTCCTCATTTTCTGGTGGGAGCTTCTTTGTCGATGAGGAAAACAAATTTGCTGTCTTGTTTGAACTATACGGATCCAGGACTGTTCACGCCGCTTTTGTGTTTGGACAAGACGGCTTCTTCAAATCCTCCTTCAACCTCGGACAAGCTCTCATACTCGAACACCACCACCATAAAGCTGCTCGTCCCCCACTTGTTTGCTCTTATCGCCCAAGCTTTGTGCAAGTCAAGGAAAATGAAAGACTTGTCTCTTCTTCAGATCAGCAAACCCATGT GTTAAATTGA
- the LOC103831209 gene encoding alpha-L-fucosidase 3, whose protein sequence is MKSILSSLFALSLLSLSSAHAQCHFPAIFNFGDSNSDTGGLSAAFGQAGPPHGSSFFGSPAGRYCDGRLVIDFIAESLGLPYLSAFLDSVGSNFSHGANFATAGSPIRALNSTLRQSGFSPFSLDVQFVQFSNFHNRSQAVRSRGGVHTTMLPEADSFSQALYTFDIGQNDLTAGYFANKTVEQIGTVDVPEIISQFKNAVTYIYAQGGRYFWIHSTGPIGCLAYVIEWFPLKASDFDSHGCVSPLNHLAQQFNDALKQAVIELRASLSEAAITYVDVYSAKHELFVHAQGHGFKRSLVACCGHGGKYNYNKNIGCGKKVTVKGKEIYIGKPCDEPDKAVIWDGVHFTQAANKFIFDKIAAGLRMACHRQ, encoded by the exons ATGAAGTCAATACTATCTTCTTTGTTTGCTCTCTCTTTGCTATCACTATCATCAGCCCATGCTCAATGCCATTTCCCAGCAATCTTCAACTTCGGCGACTCTAACTCCGACACCGGCGGTCTCTCCGCCGCTTTTGGCCAGGCTGGTCCTCCTCACGGCTCTTCCTTCTTCGGCTCACCCGCCGGGAGGTACTGCGACGGTCGTCTCGTCATTGACTTCATAG CGGAGAGTCTTGGATTGCCATATCTAAGCGCGTTCCTAGACTCGGTTGGTTCAAACTTCAGCCACGGCGCTAACTTTGCCACAGCCGGATCTCCCATCAGAGCTCTCAACTCAACTCTTCGTCAAAGTGGTTTCAGTCCATTTTCACTTGATGTTCAGTTCGTACAGTTCTCCAATTTTCACAACAGATCCCAAGCAGTTCGCAGTCGCG GAGGAGTTCATACGACGATGCTGCCTGAAGCCGACAGTTTCTCTCAGGCGTTGTACACTTTTGACATCGGACAAAACGATCTCACTGCTGGTTACTTCGCCAATAAAACGGTTGAACAAATTGGAACCGTAGATGTTCCTGAGATCATCAGCCAGTTCAAGAATGCTGTCACG TATATTTACGCACAAGGAGGGAGATACTTCTGGATTCACAGCACAGGACCTATCGGTTGTTTAGCGTATGTGATCGAATGGTTTCCGCTTAAAGCATCAGATTTTGATTCACATGGATGTGTCTCTCCCTTGAACCATTTGGCTCAACAGTTCAATGACGCCTTGAAACAAGCTGTGATCGAGCTTAGAGCTTCCTTGTCCGAAGCCGCCATCACTTACGTGGATGTCTACTCTGCTAAGCATGAGTTGTTTGTTCACGCACAGGGTCACGGGTTCAAGAGATCGTTGGTTGCATGTTGTGGTCATGGAGGGAAGTACAACTACAACAAGAATATTGGATGTGGGAAGAAGGTGACTGTGAAAGGCAAAGAGATTTACATTGGGAAGCCGTGCGATGAGCCTGACAAGGCTGTGATATGGGATGGTGTGCACTTCACGCAGGCTGCtaacaaatttatatttgataagATTGCTGCCGGGTTGAGGATGGCCTGTCACAGGCAGTGA